The Candidatus Hydrogenedentota bacterium nucleotide sequence AACCAAACACGTCACCAATAAAATCGATAATCATGGTATTCTCCTTTGGGACCTAAGTCTACCGTGGTTGACATTTGTGCGGACCATGCGGCAACACGGCCCGCTGACGATTCTACTTCGTTACTACGATTATGTTACATGTTTGGGGAGGGCCATGCAAGGTGGGTTCTCGCGAGCCTCCTCCTTCCCGGTTTCCGCCATACCGGCTCCGCCCCCCCATGGGCACGATCCACTTGCCGAACTCGCGACGATAGGCTACACTGCGCTACCACCACCAGCGGGGTGGAGTAAGACGTGAATCCCGCCCGAATCACACACCCGACGGGCGGTCGTGTCTGGATCCTTTTGGCGGGCAAAAACGTGGGAGAGCACGAACGTGAGTTGTTTCATGAAGGTAACAGGTCGAAAAATTGGGGGGCTCACTTGGATGGGGGGATTGTCGGCCCTGGTGCTGGGGGGCTCGGGGGCTTTCGCCCAGGTGACCGTAGACAGCGCCAACCTCCGCTTCGAATCCTTTGCCAACGTGTCGGCTTCATCCCGTAACGCGAGCCTGGTGGCCGACAACGATAGCTTCAATGAAACGGTGACTATCGATCCCGGCTTCGAGGGCACCATCAACCGCCCCATCAACCTCAGCGCGAGCGTAACCGGCGAGGTGGGAAATTCCGGCAGCGCCTCGGTGATTGACGCGTCCACCTTTGCCTACGCCAACACCCCCACGGGTATCTCCGTCACGGGGGTGCTGGATTACGACATCGTCGGGGCGGCGAACGACGGCACGGAGGATATCTCCGGCGGCGACGCGTCCACCCGCTTAATCCATCAGGCGACCTGGAACATCACCGTGACGGGCAACGACGGGGTCTTGACCTTTTCCTACGAGGGGGTCCACCTCGCCTCCGGCGGCGGCGGCGGTGCCTCCTTCCCTTCGGTATCCTTCGTCGTGGAGCCCCAGGGCGTGCCGAACATGCAGAATATCGTGCGGTCCGTCACTTGCACGGCGACTAACTGCCCACCGCTCTCGGAATGCGAGCCGACGAATACCTGCGGGCCCAACTTCATCGCCATACCCACCACGCCCCTGCCCCCGGGCCAGTACCGAATCACCTTTCTGGCGCAGACCGAGACCCAGGACAATATGACGATGGAGGTCCAGGGTGATCTGGAACTCCGGGTGGAAAACGCCGACTTCTGCAACCCGCGCTGGACCATTGGGGAGTCCGGTAATTTCGCCGACGAAGCCAACTGGGACCCGCCCGTGGCGCCGGTGGACAATGGCGAGGGCTGCGCCAATCTCACCTTTGCAGAGTCGGGCGAATACACGGTCACGCTGCCCGGCGGCGCTTCGGCCAATCGGGTCAGAGTTTCCGGCGGCAGCCCCACCTTCAGCGGCGGAACCCTCGCGCTGGGCGGCGCGGGCGATGAACCGGCATTGGGCGTCTTCGCGGATGGGCGCCTGGTGCTGGAGGGCACGACGCTGACGGCCGCCGAGGTGGCCATTGGCCCGACCGCCGCTGCGGGCGAGGCCTTTTCCTTTCTCCAGATTGCGCCGGGCGCATCGCTCACCGGTACCGGCGGCGTCTCGCTGGGTCGGGACATCGGTGCGCGGGGCGAACTTTCTCTGGGCGGCGGCGGCGCGGATGCGTCTCTCGACGCGGGCCTGGGGCTCTTCGTGGGCGGCGCGGGCGAAGGCCGGATCCTGGGCATAGCGCCGTTGTCGATTGAGGTGCCCGCGGGTGACTTTTCCCTCGCGCTGGAATCGGGCAGTGAGGCCTCGGTGGACCTGACGGGCAATGGGGAAACGGATGATGCCGCCACGGTGGACCTTTCCGGCACGCTTCTGATCGGTGCGGGCGGCACGGGCATCTTTGCCCTGAACAACCATGGCACGATCAACGCCGACAAGATGAATCTGGGCGCGCTGGAAGGCGGCTCGGGCACCTTTGCCGCCAGTGGCTCCGAGACGAGGGCCACCATCATCGACAGCGTTGTGGCGGGCGATGAAGGCACGGGCCGAATCCTGCTGAGCGAAGGCGCCCGCATCACGGCGGCCACCCTCACCCTGGCCGAAGGCGAAGGAAGTACGGGCGATATCGAGCTGGCCGGTCCAGGCACGCACCTCGATATCGTCGATGTGGTCCAGACCGGCAATCAGGGTGTCGGTGAAATCGAAGTGACCAATGGCGCGCGCCTCACGGCGGGTGATCTGAATCTGGGAATCCTGACCGGCGGTATTGGTTCGCTGACGTTGCGCGATGGCGAAGCGGGCCTCGCCAATCTCACGGTCAATGGGAGCCTTATCGCGGGCCTGGGTGGTCTCGGCACGATCACGGCCGAAGGCGGCGCGGAAGTCTCCATAACCGACAGCTTTCTGCTGGGCGCCCTGGGCGGGGTCGTGGGCACCGCGACGATCACCGGCGAGATCGCTTCGGAGGCCAATCCGAATCCGCCTCAATCACACTGGACCATTGGCGATGAAATCCAGATTGGCGTTGATGGCGCGGGCGAACTCACGATTAGCGACAACGCGCGCGTGGAAGCCCGGGCCATGCGGCTTGCTGTGGGCGCGGACAGCACGGGCGAGTACCGCGCCAGCGGTCTATTCGCCACTACGAAGATCGTCGATGAATTGGTCATCGCCGGCGCGGGTGACGGCACGGTAACCCTGGAGAGTGCCGCGCCACTCCGGGCCAGCGCCGCAATCCTGGGATCGGCCACCGGCGGCCTGGGTATCCTCCGCCTTTTCGAAAACGCGCTGGTGGACCTCGCCGAGCCCGCGCCCTCTGAAGGGGCCACGCTGGCCCCCGGCTTTCTTGAAGTGGGCAAGAACGGCAACGGCCTGGTCGAACTTTTCGACCAGGGCACCACGCTGCACTGCCTTGAAGCCATCCTGGGCGGTGCGAGCGCCGACGCGGGCGGCACGGTCAATGTGGACACCGACGCCACCTTCACCTGCGACGGCAGTGTTTCCGTGGGCAATTCCGCCGGTGCGGGTTTGCTCCGTGTGGCCAACGGCGGCAATGTGGGAATTGGCTCCCAGCTCCTCATTGGTACTCGGGGCCTGGTGGTGGCCGGCGCGGGCGCGAATGTACAGAGCAGCTTTGTTTCCAACGGTCGGATCCAGATCCTGCTGGAGGTGACCATACCGCGACCTGAAGAGAAGTCCAGCACGGCCGCGGATAAAGGCGTACCAACGGGTCCCGTCGTGATCGAAGGCGATCTTGTGCTGGAGGAAGACGGAATCCTGGAGATCGAGGCCGGGGCCGAGTCCATGCTCCAGGTCGGCGGCAACGTCACCCTGGCGGGGGCGCTGCGCATCGTGCTGGTGCCCGGACGGGTCTATGGCGACGACGTCTTGAGCCAGTTGGCCAGCTTCGGCGGGACGGTGGACGGTGCGTTTGCCGCTGTCGAGTTCGTCAACGCGCCCGAAGGCTTCGACGCGGCTGTGACCATCGAGAACGGCGAATTGATCCTTGACATCGAAAGCGACGGGGTCGGCGGTGAAGGCGAGGGCGAGGGTGAGGGTGAAGGTGAAGGCGAGGGCGAGGGCGAGGGTGAAGGTGAGGGCGAGGGCGAGGGCGAGGGCGAGGGCGAGGGTGAGGGCGAAGGTGAGGGCGAGGGCGAGGGCGAGGGCGAGGGTGAAGGCGAAGGTGAGGGCGAGGGCGAAGGCGAAGGCGAAGGCGAAGGCGAAGGTGAAGGCGAGGGCGAGGGTGAGGGTGAAGGCGAGGGCGAAGGTGAGGGCGAAGGTGAGGGCGAAGGAGGTGGTTGTCCAATGTCGGGTGCGAAATCGCTGAGCGATTTTCTGGGTGACCTTTTCCTCCTTGGTTTGGCCGTTTCTGTGTTATTGGGTTTTGGGCGATTGCGGCAGCGATCAGGCGAATCCGCCTGAAGGTATTGCCTGAGAAAGGGGCCGGTTCCCGTCGGGATCCGGCCCTTGGTTCTTTTGCATCGTGTGGCATTGACTCGGCTGGTTGGCAAGCGCGGGTGCGCCCCGGAGCCTCAGCGGTTTTCGCGCCGATTGACGCCCCAGAAGAGCAGTCCGCCCGCCGCCACCGTTGCCAGTGCGAGGGAGGACTCCACCGGTCTCCCGCGGAAGGCCCACACCATTGTCCACAGGGAAACGGCGATGAAGAGCAGGGGGGTGTAGGGGTAAGCCCATACCCGAAATGGCCTCGGAAGATGGGGGGCCTTAATCCGCAGGGTGATCACGCATGAGACCGCGATGGCGGAGAAGAGCGTGAGGGTAAAGCCGGCGTAAAGCAGGATCTGGTCGACCCGACCGGACAGTACGATGATGGAGACGACGGTGCCCTGAAGCAGGAGCGATGGCCACGGCGATCCGTTTGGCGACGACCGGGCGAGCCAGTACAGGGCGCGCATGTCTTGACCGAAGGCGAAAAGGACGCGGGATCCCGCGATGGTCATGGCGGAGACCGAAGCGAGGATCGAAACGCAGAGTAACAGGGTAACCGCGGTCACGCCGGCGGGGCCGAAGAGCTTTTCCGCCGCCAGCGTTCCCACGTTCAATTGTCCCTGAAGTCCATCCACCCCGGCGCCGTAGAAATAGACCACGTTGAGCGCGAGGTAGAGACCCGTCACGATGGCGGTGCCGGTGAGGAGTGATTTCGGCAAATTCGATTGGGGGTCCTCCATCTCGCCGGCCACATAGGCCGAGCCGTTCCAGCCCAGGTAGCAGAACGTGACGAAGATAAGCGAGGTCGCCATTGCGACTGTGAGATCCGCGGGCGACTTATCCCCATAGTCCGCCGCCTTCTCGACAATGTTCGCGACCCGTCCATCGCCCCAGAACAGGGCCGCCGTGATAATCGCGACAATACCCAGGACCTTGAAGGCGGTCACGGCATCGCTGAAGCGCATGCCGGTCTGAGCGCCGAGGCAGTGGATCGCCACAAGGGACCACACCACCCCGATCGCGCAGAGGTCGACCAGCGCCACGCCGAGGACGGGCGGGTTTTCGCGGAGGGGATCTATCAGATAGCCGAGATAGACGGTGAAGCTCTTTGCTGCCGCGGCGATGGGCGCGGAGAAGCCGGCGCTCAACGCGACGAAAGCGCTCACGAAGGCCAGGGCCTGCCCATAGGACTCGCGGATATAGACATACTCCGCGCCGGCGCGGGGCAACATCGCCCCGAGCTCGGCAAAGCAGAGGGCGCCGCAGAACGCGAGTACACCGCCGAGAGCCCAGAGCGCGTAGATCAGACCGGGGTGGCCCAGATCGGCGGCCTGAAAGCCGGTCGTCGTGAAGATTCCCGCGCCTATCATGTTTGCGACGACCAGCCCCGTTGCCGAGCGCAAACCGATGAATCGGGTCAGTCCCGCGTCTTCCGGTGCGGGCATGGTTTATTCTTTCGCGGGCTGTACCTCAGCCGCGCGCTTGACGAATGTGATCATGTACTGCTCCTTCATGCCGGTTTCCTGCTTCTCGAGGAAATCAAAGCCGGCTTGTTGCAGCTCGTCGATGACGCCCCCCATGCCGCGGCGCACGTGTTTGAGAGTCCAGTCGCTGCTGCGGCCCTCGATCCGGACGAAGTCCACGATTACAAGCTTGCCGCCCGGCCGCAGGGCGTCATGGATCGACTTCAGGGTGTCGAAGGGAAATTCGAAATGGTGGTAGGTGTCGCAGATAAAGGCCAGGTCGATGGAATTCACGGGCAGGCGCGCCGAGCGTTCATCACAGACCACGCCTTCGACATTTTTTCGTCCGCTTTCCGCGCTGATCTTGTTGATATGCTCGACGAAGTTCTTGGCGATATCCACGGCGTACACGCGCCCCTCCGTCCCTACCACGTCGGAAATCATCATAGAGAAGAAACCCGTGCCGGCCCCGATATCGCCGACGCACATGCCGGGCTTCAGATCCAGGGCATCCAGGATGGCCTGGCGGTGGGTGTAGATCTCGCGACTTTCCCCCTCGAATCGCGCGACGTACTCATCGACATTCGGATTCTTGAAATTGTCATTGATGCCCGGGGCGACGCTTGTCTCCTGGGCAAAGGTCGTGGCGCAACCCAGAAGGGCGAGGGCAATCAGGTATCGCATCATGAATTTCTACTCCTCAGGACGGCGGCGTTGCAGGCCGCGTGTTGAGCCCCCGCAGGGCGGTGTAAAAGGGTCGAATACCCGTTCCACGGGGGTGCGTTCACAGGACGGCACGTTGCTATTGGCACCCCGACACCGTCCCCCAGGTACCGTGGCGCTTCCCAGGCGTCGCCTCTTCCAGGCAGGCGACCCGCGCGCCGACGGGCAAAACCGGCGCAGCGGAATTGGCGGTGTCAGTTTAGAAGGCGGGACATCCGCTGTCAACAGGTTTCAGGCGCCCGGCCATTTTGTGCTATAATTCGGTCTTCATCCATGGGGACCCGGTCCCGGGTTGTCCCCCAATCCTTCATCGGCATTCGCAAACGCTACAGGAACGCATCCATGGCCAAGGGCATCACCAAGCGCTCGGAAGACTATTCTCAGTGGTATATCGACGTGGTTCGAAAGGCCGAGATGGCCGACCACTCCCCCGTGAAGGGCTGCATGGTCATCAAACCGACCGGCTATGGCATCTGGGAGAAGATCCAGCAGCGGCTGGACCGCATGTTCAAGGAATCCGGCCACGTCAACGCCTATTTCCCCATGCTGATCCCCGAGAGCTTCCTGAAGAAGGAAGCGGAGCACGTGGAAGGCTTCGCCCCCGAGTGCGCCGTGGTCACCCATGGCGGCGGCAAGAAGCTGGAAGAGCCCCTGGTCATCCGGCCGACTTCCGAAACCATCATCTGGGACTCCTACCGCACCTGGATCAATTCCTATCGCGATCTGCCCATCCTCATCAATCAGTGGGCGAATGTCTGCCGCTGGGAAATGCGTACCCGCCTGTTCCTGCGCACCACGGAATTCCTCTGGCAGGAAGGCCACACGGCCCACGCCACCTTTGAAGAGGCCGAAGAAGAAGCCTACAAGATGGTCCGCATCTACCAGCAGTTCGCCGAGGAGTACCTGGCCATGCCCGTGGCCGTGGGCAAGAAGACGGACAGCGAAAAATTCGCCGGCGCGCTTCACACCTACTGCATCGAAGGCCTCATGCAGGATGGCAAGGCGCTCCAGGCGGGGACATCCCATCACCTGGGCCAGAATTTCGCCAAGGCCTTCGACGTGAAGTTCCAGGACAAGGATAAGGAGCTCAAGTATGTCCACGCCACGAGCTGGGGCGTCAGCACGCGCCTCATCGGCGGCATGATCATGACCCACAGCGACGACAACGGTCTCGTAATACCGCCGAAGCTCGCCCCGTTGCCCGTGGTTATCGTGCCCATCTACCGCAACGACGACGAGATGGCGCTGGTGCTCGGGAAGGCCAAAGCCATGACCGAAGGCTGGGATCCCCTCTTCTTCAAGATCGATGATCGCGACCACTACAAGCCCGGCTTCAAATTTGCCGAATGGGAACTCAAAGGCATCCCCCTTCGTGTGGAGCTTGGACCGCGCGACGTGGAAAGCGGTCAGGTCATCGCCGCGCGCCGCGATACGGGCGAGAAAATCACCCTGCCGATGGACGGCCTGCGCGAGAAACTGGAGGCGCTGCTGGAAGACATCCAGACGAACCTGTTCCGCCTGGCGAAGGAACGGACCGCCGCCAATACCCATACCGTGGACAGCTACGAAGAGTATCAGGCCCGCATCGGCAACGGCGGTTTCTTCCGCGTATTCCTCGATCACAAGAACCCCGAAGTGGAGAACCGGCTCCAGGCGGACACCAAGTCCACCATCCGGTGTATTCCCTTCGACAAGGAAGAAGAAGAAGGCGAATGCATGATTACCGGCGCCCCGTGCCATTACCGCGTCATCGCCGCCCAGTCCTATTGACAGGCTAACTTCTTTATTGGTACACTGATGGGCCCTGCGAAAGCGGGACTAACCGCATGACTAACCATCGCCCGCCGAAAGGCCGGGGCGAAATCCACTCCGAGGGGAGGTTGAGTATTCGTGACAAAAGTTCGCGTAAAGTCCGACGAGCCGTTTGAAAAGGCGCTCCGTCGTTTCAAAAAGAAGTGCAACAAAGAGGGTCTGATGCAGCGCATCAAAGAGATCAAGCACTTCGAAAAACCCAGTGAACGCCGCCGCCGCCGCCTTGCCAAGGCCATGGCCCGCGCCGTACTGGAACAGAAGTAAATTCCCCCACCATCCTGAATACCCCGCGGGGCTGGATTCGTCCAGCCCCGCGTTTTTTGTATGGGGACGGACCCGCGGCAATACGCGGCGGCTAGTTTCGGCTTGAGTGGCTGCGCCCCGCGGGCGCAATTGCCGACAAGATGTCGGCGCTCCCAACTCGCAAATCTATTTGTTTCGTGACGAGATCGCCCTGAATTGGAGACCTCTCTCCACCGCGACGTTACAACAGGGCGATGATGTTTGCTTCCCCGAGCACCTCACACCCTTCCGCAAAGTAGACTACGGACCCCGCCCCGAAATCCGCGCCCAGGATTTCTTCGGTTACAAAGGCGATCATCACTAGTTTCTCCTCCCCCGGGTGAATCGTTTCCGCATCCATAATGTCGATTTTGCCGCTGGTTCTACCGGGGCCTCCCGTTCCGTTCACCCCACTTTCGGATCGCGCCCAGAAGGTGGGCCGGTATCCAGAACAAAAGGGCATGTTGCGCTTACCTTTTCCCGAATAGAGGTGTAACCGTGCTTTAACCGTTCGCATCAATTTTCCTCGCGAAATGCAGATTCAAGTTCACTTTGCCGGCGGGCCGTCGGCGCTCCCAGCTTGCAAATCTATATCGATAGATTGGCAAGATCGCGCTAA carries:
- a CDS encoding proline--tRNA ligase codes for the protein MAKGITKRSEDYSQWYIDVVRKAEMADHSPVKGCMVIKPTGYGIWEKIQQRLDRMFKESGHVNAYFPMLIPESFLKKEAEHVEGFAPECAVVTHGGGKKLEEPLVIRPTSETIIWDSYRTWINSYRDLPILINQWANVCRWEMRTRLFLRTTEFLWQEGHTAHATFEEAEEEAYKMVRIYQQFAEEYLAMPVAVGKKTDSEKFAGALHTYCIEGLMQDGKALQAGTSHHLGQNFAKAFDVKFQDKDKELKYVHATSWGVSTRLIGGMIMTHSDDNGLVIPPKLAPLPVVIVPIYRNDDEMALVLGKAKAMTEGWDPLFFKIDDRDHYKPGFKFAEWELKGIPLRVELGPRDVESGQVIAARRDTGEKITLPMDGLREKLEALLEDIQTNLFRLAKERTAANTHTVDSYEEYQARIGNGGFFRVFLDHKNPEVENRLQADTKSTIRCIPFDKEEEEGECMITGAPCHYRVIAAQSY
- the rpsU gene encoding 30S ribosomal protein S21, with amino-acid sequence MTKVRVKSDEPFEKALRRFKKKCNKEGLMQRIKEIKHFEKPSERRRRRLAKAMARAVLEQK
- a CDS encoding amino acid permease, whose translation is MPAPEDAGLTRFIGLRSATGLVVANMIGAGIFTTTGFQAADLGHPGLIYALWALGGVLAFCGALCFAELGAMLPRAGAEYVYIRESYGQALAFVSAFVALSAGFSAPIAAAAKSFTVYLGYLIDPLRENPPVLGVALVDLCAIGVVWSLVAIHCLGAQTGMRFSDAVTAFKVLGIVAIITAALFWGDGRVANIVEKAADYGDKSPADLTVAMATSLIFVTFCYLGWNGSAYVAGEMEDPQSNLPKSLLTGTAIVTGLYLALNVVYFYGAGVDGLQGQLNVGTLAAEKLFGPAGVTAVTLLLCVSILASVSAMTIAGSRVLFAFGQDMRALYWLARSSPNGSPWPSLLLQGTVVSIIVLSGRVDQILLYAGFTLTLFSAIAVSCVITLRIKAPHLPRPFRVWAYPYTPLLFIAVSLWTMVWAFRGRPVESSLALATVAAGGLLFWGVNRRENR
- a CDS encoding methyltransferase domain-containing protein, with amino-acid sequence MMRYLIALALLGCATTFAQETSVAPGINDNFKNPNVDEYVARFEGESREIYTHRQAILDALDLKPGMCVGDIGAGTGFFSMMISDVVGTEGRVYAVDIAKNFVEHINKISAESGRKNVEGVVCDERSARLPVNSIDLAFICDTYHHFEFPFDTLKSIHDALRPGGKLVIVDFVRIEGRSSDWTLKHVRRGMGGVIDELQQAGFDFLEKQETGMKEQYMITFVKRAAEVQPAKE